A single genomic interval of Theropithecus gelada isolate Dixy chromosome 16, Tgel_1.0, whole genome shotgun sequence harbors:
- the LOC112609273 gene encoding uncharacterized protein LOC112609273 — protein sequence MGTEQCEEPLGRALWKGHLLDWPCPWHFGPSHPSPAPFWLWEPILRGPVDKAFCPWLTLCILRQHRAVEPGEHEVALSASPVSTPRFQAAPGPRAFCVPRIILTECAPSPPSPPEARLEELGPRTAPTPRPRTLADSGRGWDGPQVPPGVVGETPGLRSSFMPWKEGAALKRLGRGGCSLEDGGARVPCPQGPAQDGTPETSTADTYPEEILKDSGHDAQSCSREHQGQATANSGCATWGTTAQRMDSLEETLRELEATLSNMGTGPAVGSAGSPPPLPPLSPQVAAPSSSFPAAFLLHFQSWTE from the exons ATGGGCACAGAGCAGTGTGAGGAACCTCTAGGACGAGCTCTATGGAAGGGGCACCTCCTGGACTGGCCATGCCCTTGGCACTTTGGCCCCTCCCATCCAAGCCCTGCCCCTTTCTGGCTCTGGGAGCCCATCCTCAGGGGCCCAGTGGACAAGGCCTTTTGCCCCTGGCTGACCCTCTGCATCCTGCGGCAGCATCGGGCTGTGGAGCCGGGCGAGCATGAGGTCgccctctctgcctccccagtcaGCACCCCCCGCTTCCAG GCTGCCCCAGGTCCCAGGGCTTTCTGCGTCCCAAGGATCATCTTGACAGAGTGTGCCCCCAGCCCTCCTAGCCCGCCAGAGGCCAGACTTGAGGAACTGGGACCCAGGACAGCTCCCACCCCAAGACCACGGACCCTGGCTGACAGCGGGAGGGGCTGGGATGGCCCACAGGTCCCGCCAGGGGTAGTGGGAGAGACTCCTGGGCTGAGGAGCAGCTTCATGCCCTGGAAGGAGGGGGCAGCTCTGAAGAGACTGGGCAGAGGAGGCTGCAGCCTAGAGGATGGAGGAGCCAGGGTACCCTGTCCTCAGGGACCAGCCCAGGATGGGACTCCGGAGACCTCTACTGCTGACACCTACCCAGAGGAGATCCTCAAGGACTCTGGACACGATGCCCAAAGCTGCAGTAGGGAGCACCAGGGCCAGGCTACTGCCAACTCAGGCTGCGCCACGTGGGGCACCACTGCCCAGCGGATGGACAGCCTGGAGGAGACGCTCCGGGAGCTGGAAgccaccctgagcaacatgggCACAGGCCCTGCCGTGGGGTCCGCTGGCagccccccacccctacccccccTCAGCCCCCAGGTGGCTGCCCCCTCTTCATCCTTCCCTGCTGCCTTCCTCCTCCATTTCCAGAGTTGGACGGAGTAG